One Halalkalicoccus tibetensis genomic region harbors:
- the icd gene encoding isocitrate dehydrogenase (NADP(+)) — protein MSYEKVEVPEKGEAIEFDGEEISVPENPVIPIIYGDGIGVDVAPAAQTVLEAAANATGRDIAWMRVYAGEHANEQYGEGEHLPDETVQAFEQFHVGIKGPLTTPVGAGFRSLNVALRKKLDLYANVRPTYHLDGVPSPVKDPDAMDMVFFRENTEDVYAGIEWEAGTDEVQQVREFVEDEMGFEDVMHENPLGIGIKPISEFGTKRLVRRAIDYALENDRDSVTLVHKGNIMKFTEGAFRDWGYEVAKEEYGEDVITEDTLWDQYEGEQPAGSLVVKDRIADNMLQQILTRTSDYDVIATMNLNGDYISDAAGAQIGGLGIAPGANFGDGRCLAEPVHGSAPKYAGQDKVNPTAMILSGRLMFEYMGWDDAGQLIGDAVEEAISSKQVTYDLERQIEGGEKLATSEFTDVVVENIEELS, from the coding sequence ATGAGCTACGAGAAAGTCGAGGTGCCCGAGAAGGGCGAAGCCATCGAGTTCGACGGCGAGGAGATCTCGGTCCCCGAAAACCCCGTCATTCCCATCATCTACGGCGACGGCATCGGCGTTGACGTCGCACCCGCCGCACAGACGGTATTGGAGGCCGCCGCCAACGCCACCGGACGCGACATCGCCTGGATGCGCGTCTACGCCGGCGAACACGCAAACGAACAGTACGGTGAGGGCGAGCACCTCCCCGACGAGACCGTTCAAGCCTTCGAGCAGTTTCACGTCGGCATCAAAGGACCGCTGACCACGCCCGTCGGCGCCGGCTTCCGATCGCTGAACGTCGCCCTGCGCAAGAAGCTCGACCTGTACGCGAACGTCCGCCCGACCTACCACCTCGACGGCGTCCCGTCCCCGGTCAAGGACCCCGATGCGATGGACATGGTGTTCTTCCGGGAGAACACCGAGGACGTGTATGCCGGTATCGAGTGGGAGGCCGGCACCGACGAAGTCCAGCAGGTCCGGGAGTTCGTCGAGGACGAAATGGGCTTCGAGGACGTGATGCACGAGAACCCGCTGGGCATCGGCATCAAACCCATCTCGGAGTTCGGGACCAAACGCCTCGTTCGACGTGCAATTGACTACGCGCTGGAGAACGACCGCGACTCGGTGACGCTGGTCCACAAGGGCAACATCATGAAGTTCACCGAGGGTGCGTTCCGCGACTGGGGCTATGAGGTCGCAAAGGAGGAGTACGGTGAGGACGTCATCACCGAGGACACCCTCTGGGACCAGTACGAGGGCGAACAGCCCGCGGGGAGCCTCGTGGTGAAGGATCGCATCGCGGACAACATGCTCCAGCAGATCCTCACCCGGACGAGCGACTACGACGTCATCGCGACGATGAACCTCAACGGCGACTACATCTCCGACGCCGCAGGTGCCCAGATCGGTGGCCTCGGCATCGCCCCCGGCGCCAATTTCGGTGACGGTCGTTGTCTCGCCGAACCGGTTCACGGGAGCGCACCGAAGTATGCAGGCCAGGACAAGGTAAACCCGACGGCGATGATCCTCTCGGGCCGTCTGATGTTCGAGTACATGGGCTGGGACGACGCGGGCCAGCTCATCGGCGACGCCGTCGAGGAGGCCATCTCCTCGAAACAGGTCACCTACGACCTCGAACGCCAGATCGAGGGCGGCGAGAAGCTGGCAACCAGCGAGTTCACTGACGTCGTTGTCGAGAATATCGAAGAGTTGTCGTAG